One window from the genome of Cryptomeria japonica chromosome 6, Sugi_1.0, whole genome shotgun sequence encodes:
- the LOC131077642 gene encoding pentatricopeptide repeat-containing protein At1g11290, chloroplastic: MTMHSIAVSNLRKQINGLEKQGDFKDALHITEAQIDYCSFVSLLQSCVHKKTLQQGKIIHAHIYKRGFTDRRLLWNTLINMYVKCANLADARKVFDKMPQRDVCSWTVVIAAYSRQGPAEEALKLFQKMQSTGVQPNQYTYASILLTCANMALLDQGVELHEQILRKGFEFDVVVATALIDMYAKCRSIEKAQQLFDKMPHRDVVTWNAMITGYAQNGLVNQALELFQKMPQRDVFSWTGMIAGLGQNGYADQAVKLFNQMPHKTIVSWNAMIAGFALNEHGDEALKLFDQMQSSGVQPNSNTFLSILSVCANLAALDQGMQMHGKIMTSKLQSDVSVVNAVIDMYAKCGSIQKAREVFDRMPQRNVVSWSALIGGYAMHGYAKEALKLFEEMKLNGTSPDHITFVNVLSACSRAGLVEEGCQCFTSMSENYNLVPKMEHYRCMVDLLGRAGRLEEARDFISEMPIKPDAIVWICLLSACRVHNNVELAESVAEHILKLEPTNPAPYVLLTNIYAAAGRWSDIAKARKMMKDRCLKKTPGRSWIVINKQVHAFFVGEGCPI, encoded by the coding sequence ATGACTATGCATAGCATAGCTGTAAGCAATCTGAGGAAGCAGATTAATGGCTTAGAAAAGCAGGGCGATTTCAAGGATGCCCTACATATTACAGAAGCTCAAATAGATTATTGTAGCTTTGTCTCTCTCTTGCAGTCGTGCGTTCACAAGAAAACCTTGCAgcaaggaaaaatcatccatgcCCACATCTACAAGAGGGGTTTCACAGACAGAAGGCTGTTATGGAACACGCTCATCAACATGTATGTGAAGTGCGCGAATTTGGCTGATGCTcgcaaagtgtttgacaaaatgcctcaacgaGATGTCTGCTCATGGACTGTTGTCATTGCTGCTTATTCAAGGCAGGGACCTGCTGAGGAGGCATTGAAACTGTTTCAAAAAATGCAGAGCACAGGTGTCCAACCCAACCAGTATACATATGCCAGCATCCTGTTGACATGTGCCAACATGGCATTGCTAGACCAGGGTGTGGAACTCCATGAACAGATTCTGAGAAAAGGGTTTGAGTTTGATGTGGTGGTCGCTACGGCTCTCAtcgacatgtatgcaaaatgcagGAGCATAGAGAAGGCAcaacaattgtttgacaaaatgcctcatcGAGATGTGGTTACGTGGAATGCCATGATTACAGGATATGCGCAGAATGGGCTCGTTAATCAGGCGCTAGAGTTATTCCAGAAGATGCCTCAGAGAGATGTCTTCTCTTGGACAGGGATGATTGCAGGACTTGGGCAGAATGGATACGCTGACCAGGCAGTAAAGCTCTTCAACCAAATGCCTCACAAGACCATTGTCTcctggaatgcaatgattgcaggattcGCGCTTAATGAGCATGGTGATGAGGCTCTTAAGCTCTTCGATCAGATGCAATCCTCAGGTGTGCAGCCCAACTCAAATACCTTCTTAAGCATTCTCTCAGTATGCGCAAATCTGGCAGCTCTGGATCAGGGCATGCAGATGCATGGAAAGATAATGACAAGTAAGCTTCAGTCGGATGTTTCTGTGGTGAATGCTGTaatagatatgtatgcaaaatgcggGAGTATACAGAAGGCACGGGaagtgtttgacagaatgcctcaaaggaATGTTGTCTCTTGGTCAGCTCTGATTGGAGGATATGCCATGCATGGCTATGCCAAGGAAGCCCTCAAACTGTTTGAGGAAATGAAGCTCAATGGCACCAGCCCGGACCATATCACTTTCGTTAATGTTCTCTCCGCCTGCAGCCGAGCAGGCTTAGTGGAAGAGGGTTGCCAATGTTTTACTTCAATGAGTGAAAATTACAATCTCGTACCTAAAATGGAGCACTATAGATGCATGGTTGATCTCCTTGGACGTGCTGGCCGTCTGGAGGAAGCTCGGGACTTCATAAGCGAAATGCCAATAAAACCTGATGCTATTGTGTGGATTTGTTTGCTCAGTGCCTGTAGAGTTCATAACAATGTAGAGCTTGCAGAAAGTGTGGCTGAACATATCTTGAAGTTGGAGCCAACAAATCCTGCACCTTACGTGCTTTTAACAAATATCTATGCAGCAGCTGGCAGGTGGAGTGACATTGCAAAGGCGAGGAAGATGATGAAAGATAGGTGTTTGAAAAAGACACCTGGACGTAGTTGGATTGTGATCAATAAGCAGGTGCATGCTTTCTTTGTAGGAGAAGGGTGTCCCATATGA